The Metallosphaera hakonensis JCM 8857 = DSM 7519 genome includes the window GCAAGTAATCGTTTACTGGATTGCATTAGTCCCTTAGATATTCCTAGGTCCTCTGGTGTAAGTACCGTTAAGGGGATAATTTTGGTCATATTCTAATATTTTTACTGCTGATTATCGAATAAGATTACTGCATAAGGGCATTTCCGATTGCGATAGTTTCCACGACCAAGAAAGGAAACAACAACCTACGTCGATATATCATTACCATGAAAAACAATTTTAAATACATTACATCCCTAAATTAAAGGGGCCTTCATTATTGTTAAACTTATAACATTAATCTTCGACATGAATCTTTTTATACTTCTTTTTGCTCTCTTTAGTACAAATGGCATCCAAAGAAGAAGTCCGAAGGCAAGATAGAGAAAAACTTTCGGAATGGTCAAGGCAATATCAAGAGGTTCAGGAAAGGGAGGCAAAAAGAAACCTTTTCATGAAGGTGCTTTATTCTGAGGATTATAAGATTATTGCAATAAAATTAGTGTTTGCTGCCGTAATGTTCCTCTTCATAGGAGGAGCCTTTGCCCTCTTCCTGAGGGGACAGGCAGGGCTTAGCAGCACTGGTACGCCAGTAGTTCTAGATCCTGCGTACTACTTCCAGGCGATGACCAACCACGTTATGGACATGATATTCGGTGCGGCATTCAATACTGTTTTCGGTGTTGCGTTCTATATGATCCCAGCTATGAATGGCTCCAGGTTGGTGAAATGGCCAAAGGTAGCGAACACTGGTTTCTGGCTTAGCATATTGGCCCTATTCATAATGAACCTGGGAGGAATAAAGAACCAATATCTATTCACTTTCTTGAATCCGTTACAAGCTTCACCGACTTGGTACATAGGTTACGGGCTAATGGTAGTTGGTGAATGGCTAGAAATGGCATCAGTACTAGGGACTTCCTTCCTTGGTAGAGTACCGGGAAGACTAGTACCAACTGCCATAGGCTTCATTGTGATGGACATGATAATGATGGCTCTGGCCAACATCTCGGTCTTCATTGCTGACATGTGGAGCCTGTTCTCCCCAATTGGCGGGCTTAACATCTACCTGTTCGGGATACCCAACGCGGAGGTTTGGAAGGGACTGTTCTGGTTCGCGGACCATCCGCTGGTATACTTCGCCCCTTACACTCTCACTGGAGCAACGATCGCCATAACTCCACTTTACGCTAGGAGACCCATGTACAGCGTTAGGTTTACGAGATGGCTGATACCAGTGCTCTTCGTACTTGGTTCCAGCGTCTACGTGCACCACATAGTTGACGATCCTTGGCCGCTGATTCTTAGGGACATATTCGCCCAGACCAGCACGGCCCTAATCGCCGTACCTTTCGCAGCACTCTGGTTACTCTTCTTCATTACGCTTGGGGATCCTAGGAAGTTGAAGTGGGACCCTGGGTTCGCCTTCATCTACGCAGCTGCAGTCTGGAACATCATAGGCGGTATACAGGCTGAGCCGACCAACCCGACCCCAGCCCTCGATCCGACCATCCACAACACGGGTTGGATATTCGGTCACTTCCACATAATGCTGGCGATATACTCCGTAGGTGGACTATTGGGCGCGCTTTACGTCGTCGGGCCGGATCTGTTCGGGAAGCAATGGTACAGCGTTAAGCTGGGTTGGTTGCATTTCTGGGGCTGGCAGGCGGGAATGGGGCTCTTCGCGATCGCTTCCAGCGAAGGAGGTTTCTTCGGCCTAATCAGGAGGGAAGTGGCCTGGGCCGGGTTCTACGAGGTCTACTACCAGCTACTGTTGATAGGAGGTTGGCTGGCGGGATTTGCGACGATTATATTCGCGTACAACCTGATATTGACACTACTGTATGGTGAGAAAACCCCGAAGACTGATGTTCCCATGTGGGCCGTCCAAACTATAGCCCTAGAGAGATACGGCATGAGAAGAGAGGGTTACAAGGAGGAGGAGTTACCTGTTATGTTACCAGCTGACGGAATGATTAGAGTGGAGGAAAACGGAGGGATATCAAACGGGACACCTATAGGCACTAGGGCTGCAAGTGATCTAAATAGTCTCCCGAGTAGTAGTCCTGGAGTAAAAGCCGATATGGGTAAAAGCTAACTTAGATTTAAGTAATTTTATTTTTTACATTTCGATTTTTGAAACTATTGATTATTTTCTGAGAAATTTTGGTCAAGGAAGATCTCTAGGTTTTATCATCTGGAGTAAATTATATTTTCTGGATGAAAAGAGGGCGAGATATTATCATAAGTGCCGTTTTTGTGTGAGACCTCTTATCTTAAATATACATAATGGTTTCTTTGCCTAATTATGTTAATTTATGGAAGGTCAGAGTATAATCACGTTGCGTGTGCTTTGTAAATTTCTTAAAATTCCTCAAATGAAAAGCTCATTGATTTCTCTTAAATTCTAAATCACAGTAGATTGAAAAATAGATTTAGCGTTAAACTAGATAAAATTTGTGCTAATTCCCAAGGGATATTATATAAAAAAGCTTAAAATTACAAAGGACCCAGAATTGGGTATGCAGGATTATGGGAACATTCAGTCAAGATAAAAATTAAAAAATTAGATGGAATTTATTGAGGCATATATAAGGTCGCGCTCTGTTATAATGCCCACTAACCTATCTTCGACCACGGGCAAAGTTCCTATCCTCTTTTCATCCATAATCTTAACGGCCTTCATTATGGTATCTAATCTTCTAACAACTAACGGGTTCTTAGTTCCGATCTGAAGAACGGGCTTCGGTTCCGCTCCCTGAGTTAAGCCCTTTACTATATCTGCCGCGGTCACAATCCCAACTATCTTTCCTTCCCTCATTATTGGTAATCTTCTTACTTTCCTTTCTGTCATTAATTTTGAAGCCTCCAAAGAGTCCGCATTCTCGTCGATGGTAACAAGATTAGTTGACATGATTGAGTCCACTAACCCAGAGTACTGCATCTTGGCCATTAGCCTGACCAGATCCCTCTCTGTGAACATCCCAACTATCACATTTCCGTCCATGACCGGGACACCACCTATGTCATGTGATGCCATCTCACGAAGAACGTTCTGAACAGATTCGTCCACACTAACACTCATTAGCCTCTCACTTCTAAGATCTTTGGCGCCAAGTTCCATCAAATCCCTTCCGTACTTGGAATATGCTTGAACAATACCTC containing:
- a CDS encoding CBS domain-containing protein encodes the protein MIKVSDVMSPVVVSVGPDSSMREILDALSRERSGRVLVLRDGKPEAIITTRGIVQAYSKYGRDLMELGAKDLRSERLMSVSVDESVQNVLREMASHDIGGVPVMDGNVIVGMFTERDLVRLMAKMQYSGLVDSIMSTNLVTIDENADSLEASKLMTERKVRRLPIMREGKIVGIVTAADIVKGLTQGAEPKPVLQIGTKNPLVVRRLDTIMKAVKIMDEKRIGTLPVVEDRLVGIITERDLIYASINSI
- a CDS encoding cbb3-type cytochrome c oxidase subunit I encodes the protein MASKEEVRRQDREKLSEWSRQYQEVQEREAKRNLFMKVLYSEDYKIIAIKLVFAAVMFLFIGGAFALFLRGQAGLSSTGTPVVLDPAYYFQAMTNHVMDMIFGAAFNTVFGVAFYMIPAMNGSRLVKWPKVANTGFWLSILALFIMNLGGIKNQYLFTFLNPLQASPTWYIGYGLMVVGEWLEMASVLGTSFLGRVPGRLVPTAIGFIVMDMIMMALANISVFIADMWSLFSPIGGLNIYLFGIPNAEVWKGLFWFADHPLVYFAPYTLTGATIAITPLYARRPMYSVRFTRWLIPVLFVLGSSVYVHHIVDDPWPLILRDIFAQTSTALIAVPFAALWLLFFITLGDPRKLKWDPGFAFIYAAAVWNIIGGIQAEPTNPTPALDPTIHNTGWIFGHFHIMLAIYSVGGLLGALYVVGPDLFGKQWYSVKLGWLHFWGWQAGMGLFAIASSEGGFFGLIRREVAWAGFYEVYYQLLLIGGWLAGFATIIFAYNLILTLLYGEKTPKTDVPMWAVQTIALERYGMRREGYKEEELPVMLPADGMIRVEENGGISNGTPIGTRAASDLNSLPSSSPGVKADMGKS